A window of Sulfolobales archaeon genomic DNA:
GAGAGGATCCATAGGGGCTATATGGGGAGACCGCTACCCCACTTCAAGCCAGGCGATATGAGCCCACCTGCTAGGGGGTTTGTTGCTAGCAGCTTTAGAAAGGGGTTATCGCCTATAGAGATGTTCTACCACGCAGCAGGTGGTAGAGAGGGTCTTGTAGACACAGCTGTTAGAACCTCTCAGAGCGGTTATATGCAGAGGAGGCTTATAAATGCACTGCAAGACCTCTATGTCGAGTATGATGGTACTGTTAGAACTCCTGAGGGGTCTATAATACAGTTTAGATATGGGGAAGACGGCATAGATCCTATGAAGAGTGTCCACGGGAAAGGGGTTAGCGTGGATAGGCTAATCGAGAGGGTTGCTGGGTGGAGGTTATAGCCATGCCAGCGCCTAGATCTAGGGAGACTCTTGCTAAGAGGGTCTCCTCTAAATGCTCATACCTACCCCAGAAGATAGTTAACGAGCTCGTGGACAAGGCCTTGGAGAAGGGGCTAACGGATGAGGAGATCGAGAGGGTTGTGGATCTAGCGTGTGCTGAGTATAGGGGCAATCTCATCGAGCCTGGAGAGCCTGTGGGGACTGTGACGGCTCAGAGCATTGGAGAGCCTGGAACCCAGATGACCCTTAGAACATTCCACTATGCAGGTGTTAGAGAGTTCAACGTAACCCTTGGCCTTCCAAGGCTTATAGAGCTTGTCGATGCTAGGAAGATCCCCTCAACACCTATAACATATATCTATCTTGATGAGGAGCATAGATATGATCCTGAGAAGGCTAAGGAGGTTGCTAGGAGGATAGAGTTTACAAGGGTGGAGAATGTGGTGTCATCTATATATGTAACAGCAGGCTCTATAGTTCTCGAGCTAGATCCTGAGATAATGAGTGATAAGGGTGTCTCGCTTGAACAGGTTAAGAATGTCTTGAAGAAATATGGAGATGTTGAGGTGATTAACGAGAACCCTCCAACGATATCTGTGAATGTAGGTGTTATAGATCTTATGAAGCTCCAGAAGATAAGGGATAGAATTTTGAAAGCCAAGATCAAGGGGATAAAGGGTATTAAGAGGGTTATCATCCAGAAGAGGGGGGATGAATATATGTTGCTAGCTGAAGGCGTTAATCTAAAGGCGATTCTCAAGGTAAGGGGTGTGGATCCGTATAGAACCTATAGCAACGATATACATGAGATAGAGAAGGTGCTTGGTATAGAGGCTGCGAGAACACTGCTTATAAGGGAGATGATGAACGTCCTCATGGAGCAGGGTCTAGATGTTGATATAAGGCATGTAATGCTTGTAGCGGATATAATGACTAGAAATGGAACAGTTAGGCAGATAGGTAGGCATGGGGTAACAGGTGAGAAGGAGAGTGTATTGGCGAGGGCAGCCTTCGAGGTCACTGTGAAGCACTTATTAGATGCTGCAGCAAAGGGTGAGGTGGATGAGCTAGCTGGGGTTGCTGAGAACATAATAGTTGGCCAGCCAATCCATGTTGGAACAGGCAAGGTTAACATATATATGAGACCATATATTATACCAAGAGGTGGAGGAGGTCAGTAGCGGGTGTCGAGCCAGCCAGTTGCTGTGGATAACCTTATAAAGAGCCTTGTTAGAGGGGGTAAGGTGGTTATAGGATATAGGAGATCTGTTAAGCTTCTAAAGATAGGCGGGTTAAAGGCCGTGGTCGTTGCTGAGGGCTCTCCCAAGGCTATAGTATCTGATATTAAATACTATGCTAGGCTTGGCAACATACCTGTGATTATATATAGAGGCTCTAGCATGGATCTCGGAACCCTGATAGGTAGGCCCCACCCTGTAACCGTGATAGGGGTTATAGATCCTGGGAATATAAGCATGGAAGTAATAGATTCTATGGCGGAGAAGAATCTATAGTGGGGTGAATGATAGCTGTCTGAGATAAGGCTAAGTCTAGAGGAGATGAGGTATATCTCCCTTGTCCAGGATCTCACAGGAGCAACTATAAGAGACTGCATAATAGATGAGGAGAACGACACCCTGATATTCATAGTAAAGGAAGGTGAAGCCGGTCTAGCTATAGGTAAGAATGGGAGTAATGTGAAGAAGATCAAGATGATCCTTAAAAAGAATATCGAGATAGTGGAGTATTCAAACGAGTTCGACCAGTTTGTGAGAAATATATTCGCACCAGCAAGGATAGCATCTATAAAGAAGGTGGAGTATCCAGGAGGAAAAACAGTGTTATATGTAAATGTCCATCCACAGGATAAGGGGATAGCTATAGGAAAGGGGGGTAGAAATGTGCATAAAGCAAGGCTTATCCTTAAGAGATACTATAACATAGATAATGTGATTATAACCTAGCATGAAAACCCCTTTCCCCGAGAACCTCTAGCAATCTATTGAGATCAGGCGATGTAGCTAGGAGTATATAGACATCAACGCCCCTTTTAAGCCTATCAACAAGCCTTCTATCGAGATCTGCAGCAGCCTTGCTAGCCCTGATCATAAGGGTGTTCTGTGATATATAGGTGCTCCTCCTAACAACAATCCTTGTTGGGTCGCTCAGCACTAGCCTAGGATCTCCCCATCCTATTGAGTAATCCCATAGATCCCCTGCTGATATTACCACCGCAACAGGCCAGCCCTTTTTAATACCCATTTTAACCTCTGGATCTAGATCTCTGAGCGCTTTATCAGCTGAAACAGCTATGATGCAGTCTCCCCTAGGGGTTAGGTGATCCTCCCTGGTGATCTCGAAGGTGGTTCTATGTGTGGCCCTCACATTCCTATGGCCCTTAGCATTGATTATATCTATATATGCTTCTCTGTAGATCTGCATATCCTATACACCTAAGCCCTCTAACAAATCCAGGATCTTCCCAACCTCTTTGCTCCATGGAGCGCTATCCGATGATATGAAGATCGCATCGGCACCTCTGCCCCTCACACGCCTTATGAATCTCCATATCTCCTTGGCAAGTCTATCCAGCTCTTCCCCCTCATATTCGTTGGGCGCCTCATGCTGTGAGAAGGGATATGTATCCTCTAGATCCTCTGGCACTAAACCTAGATATGGTGTGTAGAAAACAATATATACCTCTTCTAAATCCCTCTCAACAGCTAGCCTCTCCATAGCCTCTGCATATGCTTTTGAGGATGA
This region includes:
- the rpoA2 gene encoding DNA-directed RNA polymerase subunit A'', with protein sequence MPAPRSRETLAKRVSSKCSYLPQKIVNELVDKALEKGLTDEEIERVVDLACAEYRGNLIEPGEPVGTVTAQSIGEPGTQMTLRTFHYAGVREFNVTLGLPRLIELVDARKIPSTPITYIYLDEEHRYDPEKAKEVARRIEFTRVENVVSSIYVTAGSIVLELDPEIMSDKGVSLEQVKNVLKKYGDVEVINENPPTISVNVGVIDLMKLQKIRDRILKAKIKGIKGIKRVIIQKRGDEYMLLAEGVNLKAILKVRGVDPYRTYSNDIHEIEKVLGIEAARTLLIREMMNVLMEQGLDVDIRHVMLVADIMTRNGTVRQIGRHGVTGEKESVLARAAFEVTVKHLLDAAAKGEVDELAGVAENIIVGQPIHVGTGKVNIYMRPYIIPRGGGGQ
- a CDS encoding 50S ribosomal protein L30e — its product is MSSQPVAVDNLIKSLVRGGKVVIGYRRSVKLLKIGGLKAVVVAEGSPKAIVSDIKYYARLGNIPVIIYRGSSMDLGTLIGRPHPVTVIGVIDPGNISMEVIDSMAEKNL
- a CDS encoding NusA-like transcription termination signal-binding factor produces the protein MSEIRLSLEEMRYISLVQDLTGATIRDCIIDEENDTLIFIVKEGEAGLAIGKNGSNVKKIKMILKKNIEIVEYSNEFDQFVRNIFAPARIASIKKVEYPGGKTVLYVNVHPQDKGIAIGKGGRNVHKARLILKRYYNIDNVIIT
- a CDS encoding DUF371 domain-containing protein; this translates as MQIYREAYIDIINAKGHRNVRATHRTTFEITREDHLTPRGDCIIAVSADKALRDLDPEVKMGIKKGWPVAVVISAGDLWDYSIGWGDPRLVLSDPTRIVVRRSTYISQNTLMIRASKAAADLDRRLVDRLKRGVDVYILLATSPDLNRLLEVLGERGFHARL